The sequence TCGAGTTCCTTCTTTCTCATACGTCTTTATGGCTCTCGCGTTCACCCATACCCACTCCCCATCCTTTTTCCTGTATCTGAACTCTGTATCGAGATAGCCGCCCTCTCGATACACGGCCCTGAGCGCTTCTCGTACTCTTTCACCATCGTCAGGATGGACCCATCTCACTGTCCTTTCCAGAGGATTCACCCCTTGCATTTCTTCTTGCGTGTAACCCAGAATCCTTTCTGCATTAGGGCTTACGAATGTAAAATTCCCGTCCCAGTCAACTGTCCAATCCACATCTGAAATGTTGGCAACAAGAGAACGGTATCGCCCTTCGCTCTCGCGCAAGGCTTCCTCTTTTTGCTTGCGCTCAGAGATATCGGTCAGCAATCCGTCCAGAAATCGAGTACCATCTCTCTCATACGTCCGTACCGCTCTTGCATTTACCCATGCCCACTGTTCATCCTTTTTTCTGAGCCTGAACTCCGTATCGAGACAGCCGCCCTTTCGATACACGGCCCTGAGCGCTTCTCTTACCGATTCAGCATCGTCAGGATGGACCCATCTCGCTGTCCTTTCCAGAGGATTCACACCTTGCATTTCCTCTTGCGTGTAACCCAGAATCCTTTCTGCATTGTGGCTGACGAATGTAAAATTCCCGTCCCAGTCCGCGGTCCAATCCACATCTGCAATGTTGGCAACAAGAGAACGATACCGGCCCTCGCTCTCGCGCAAGGCTTCCTCTCTTCGTTTGCGCTCAGAGATATCGGTTATCAATCCGTCCAGAAAGCGAGTCCCATCTATCTCATACGTCCGCACGGCTCTCGCATTCACCCATACCCACTTTCCGTCCTTGCTTCTATATCGGAACTCGGTATCGAGATAGCCGCCCTCTCGATACACGGCCCTGAGCGCTTCCTTCACTTTCTTAGCATCATCGGGATGAACCTTTGTCGCTGTCCTTTCCAGTGGATGCTCTTCTCTCATCTCCTCTGGCGTGTATCCCAGAATCCTCTCTGCACTCGGGCTGATGAACGTAAAATTCCCGTCCCAGTCAGTTGTCCAATCGGCAGCTGGAATTTTGACAACAAGAGAACGCTTGCTCCTTCTCAATTTCACCCGATTCACCTCTGTTCTCTGACACTCATCTGCGGATAGTTGTGAATAGCTGGGAGCCTATCGAGTAATGTTCCTGCCATTGGATCGACGTGGCTTCGCTCAAAAACCCGCCGATTTCTGCCGCGAAATCGGCGGGTTTTTGGTACTGCGATATGGGAGGAGTGGAGCAACTTCGGCATTTATCTCAGTTTAGCGCAGGCCGGGG is a genomic window of Dehalococcoidia bacterium containing:
- a CDS encoding PAS domain S-box protein; translation: MKLRRSKRSLVVKIPAADWTTDWDGNFTFISPSAERILGYTPEEMREEHPLERTATKVHPDDAKKVKEALRAVYREGGYLDTEFRYRSKDGKWVWVNARAVRTYEIDGTRFLDGLITDISERKRREEALRESEGRYRSLVANIADVDWTADWDGNFTFVSHNAERILGYTQEEMQGVNPLERTARWVHPDDAESVREALRAVYRKGGCLDTEFRLRKKDEQWAWVNARAVRTYERDGTRFLDGLLTDISERKQKEEALRESEGRYRSLVANISDVDWTVDWDGNFTFVSPNAERILGYTQEEMQGVNPLERTVRWVHPDDGERVREALRAVYREGGYLDTEFRYRKKDGEWVWVNARAIKTYEKEGTRFLDGLLSDISERKRGEDELRVLSHRLVESQEAERKAIARELHDEMAQSLTALKLMLERAMRASHDESCSIIGEARVALQDLMGRMRTRSFELWPRALDELGLLHALLLHIDRYAAQNHVTVNFEHFDLQKDLPPQVSLASYRIIQEALTNVARHAGVTEVLVRAWTDDQSIYILVEDQGVGFVPELLTVMNCSGIRGMRERAVSLGGILSIDSAPGQGTSVTAQLPLKPQPLKSHLEEQR